The following are encoded in a window of Candidatus Jordarchaeales archaeon genomic DNA:
- a CDS encoding nucleotidyltransferase domain-containing protein — protein MSGGSEERDRLREEIIEELKKKMHEVRAIIDPSGEKVKLIGVVGRFARGDWHPGSDIDVILVCEGVSGPHWKRLDLPPVIIRRHSVEYHVLSLEEFKLLCEEARMTAYDLFNEGIIIHADKQYLDGVRRMFDEAAERMRVAKKEAS, from the coding sequence ATGTCTGGAGGCAGCGAGGAGCGTGATAGACTTCGTGAGGAGATTATCGAAGAGCTGAAGAAAAAGATGCACGAAGTTAGGGCCATCATAGACCCGTCGGGCGAGAAGGTCAAGCTTATCGGAGTTGTTGGAAGATTCGCTAGAGGTGACTGGCATCCTGGAAGCGACATAGACGTAATCCTAGTATGTGAGGGCGTTTCGGGGCCGCACTGGAAAAGGCTTGACCTCCCACCGGTGATCATAAGGAGGCACAGCGTTGAGTACCACGTGTTATCACTTGAAGAGTTCAAGCTTCTATGTGAAGAAGCGAGAATGACCGCATACGACCTCTTCAATGAAGGAATAATAATACACGCAGACAAACAATACCTGGATGGGGTTAGGAGGATGTTCGACGAGGCAGCCGAAAGAATGCGAGTAGCAAAAAAGGAAGCTTCCTAA
- a CDS encoding HEPN domain-containing protein produces the protein MRLLKTLHYAASCFHSQQAAEKALKSALYRKGVETRGHSVYVLLLETGKIYGVQVGFLEWQAKLLTNTTPHREYPNLPPGMELAAYELYGKKDAEKCLEAARSVIDFVRRLSKS, from the coding sequence CTGAGGCTCCTGAAAACCTTACACTACGCCGCTTCATGCTTTCACTCGCAGCAGGCGGCGGAGAAAGCCCTCAAATCCGCCCTATATAGGAAGGGCGTCGAGACGCGAGGCCATTCAGTTTACGTCCTCCTCTTAGAGACGGGGAAGATTTACGGGGTGCAGGTAGGCTTCCTCGAATGGCAGGCTAAACTGCTTACAAACACTACACCCCACCGAGAATACCCAAATCTTCCCCCGGGAATGGAGTTAGCCGCCTACGAGCTGTATGGAAAGAAGGATGCTGAGAAATGTCTGGAGGCAGCGAGGAGCGTGATAGACTTCGTGAGGAGATTATCGAAGAGCTGA
- a CDS encoding nucleotidyltransferase domain-containing protein, which yields MVAFGDVDVVSECLRSIDGVEFAIWFGSSCRGRVRKFSDLDIGIYVSRDLSVRELMNKIPFLERLVDLKILNDAPPPSTSHKLYLSAFFSWRRPRPHITETT from the coding sequence GTGGTGGCTTTTGGTGATGTTGATGTTGTTTCTGAGTGCTTGAGGAGTATTGATGGGGTTGAGTTCGCCATATGGTTTGGCTCCAGCTGCAGGGGGAGGGTGCGCAAGTTTAGTGACTTGGATATTGGGATTTACGTTTCAAGGGACCTGAGCGTCCGGGAGCTGATGAACAAGATTCCCTTTCTTGAGAGGCTTGTTGATTTGAAGATCCTGAACGACGCTCCGCCTCCTTCAACTTCTCATAAATTGTACCTTTCAGCCTTTTTCAGCTGGCGGCGTCCCCGCCCTCATATAACCGAAACCACATAA
- a CDS encoding PIN domain-containing protein — translation MKRLVFDTGPFLLLFTSEAGSDKVRKAVLKHENGEIRIYMHPNNLAEAYKVMSRIIKEKQGTARNVKPEQVVRSAYATFSVVYDAETTIKLGMLKLKYGEKPWGDLSSAALSLRLSEESPTPVVVLDNEKHFEDIKEVSIIRVSELDEILE, via the coding sequence GTGAAAAGGCTCGTCTTCGATACGGGACCATTCCTACTCCTATTCACCAGCGAGGCCGGCTCCGATAAAGTTAGGAAAGCCGTCCTAAAGCATGAGAACGGTGAAATTAGAATATACATGCACCCAAACAACCTTGCAGAAGCATATAAAGTAATGAGCAGGATCATAAAGGAGAAGCAAGGCACCGCCAGGAACGTGAAGCCGGAACAGGTGGTCAGGTCTGCCTACGCCACATTCAGCGTGGTCTACGACGCCGAAACGACAATTAAGCTCGGAATGCTAAAGCTCAAATATGGTGAAAAACCGTGGGGGGACCTCTCCTCAGCAGCCCTCTCACTACGTCTCTCAGAGGAAAGCCCAACCCCCGTAGTAGTACTCGACAACGAAAAACACTTCGAAGACATTAAAGAGGTATCAATCATACGCGTATCCGAACTAGACGAAATACTGGAATAG
- a CDS encoding AbrB/MazE/SpoVT family DNA-binding domain-containing protein, with protein MEYKAKISRKGQVVIPKEIREKYGYREGVEVTFRPIDETRLLIERTPRISELFGFLEGAEATKVLLEEREKELKGGGEDQREKELLRRGSG; from the coding sequence ATGGAGTATAAGGCGAAGATCTCCCGTAAGGGCCAAGTGGTTATACCGAAGGAGATAAGGGAGAAGTACGGTTACAGGGAGGGAGTTGAGGTCACCTTTAGACCCATCGATGAAACTAGGTTATTGATCGAGCGGACCCCCCGAATCTCTGAGCTCTTCGGCTTCCTTGAAGGAGCGGAAGCCACTAAAGTCCTGCTTGAGGAGCGAGAAAAAGAGTTGAAGGGAGGAGGCGAGGATCAAAGAGAGAAAGAGCTTCTTCGGCGGGGTTCTGGGTGA
- a CDS encoding Glu/Leu/Phe/Val dehydrogenase has translation MSREGKGIALSMNDIERLRDDIGPEYVIQMYDPVSRMRAVVVIDTAVFGVAAGGIRMLPDITTEEIIHLARAMTYKFAILDIPVGGAKSGIFADPSSPDRDRIIDSYGRHITPFLKQLMYIPGADMGTSDRDVARIYEVAGVKELAPSGLTLREKEGMPLEDHLTGYGVVVAAKTACELISLSINGATVAIEGFGKVGGGVARYMARSGAKVVAVSTIEGAVYNPDGLDVEKMLEMRKKLGDKVVLEYENGEHIGREELFTLPVDILVPGARPYVINKGNADKIQAKLIAPGANIPVTDEADEILLQRGVVVLPDFVANSGGVIAATLDRMSATEEKAFKVVEEKISSLTREVLSKALKENMSPTKLAKEMALEKVRRAIKDRRQLQAEELERIVRKKIEV, from the coding sequence TTGTCTCGGGAGGGAAAGGGTATAGCTTTGTCTATGAATGATATTGAGAGGTTGAGGGACGACATTGGCCCCGAGTACGTTATTCAGATGTATGATCCTGTTTCGCGCATGCGTGCGGTCGTGGTCATTGATACCGCTGTTTTTGGAGTCGCTGCCGGCGGCATCAGGATGCTCCCAGACATAACTACCGAGGAGATCATCCACCTGGCTAGGGCGATGACCTACAAGTTCGCTATTCTTGATATCCCCGTTGGAGGCGCTAAATCCGGGATATTTGCTGACCCATCCTCTCCTGACAGAGACAGAATAATTGACTCATACGGGCGCCACATCACACCCTTCCTTAAGCAGTTGATGTATATCCCCGGCGCCGACATGGGAACCTCTGACAGGGATGTTGCAAGGATATACGAGGTTGCAGGGGTAAAGGAGTTGGCCCCCAGCGGGCTGACGCTCAGGGAGAAGGAGGGTATGCCGCTTGAAGACCACTTGACAGGCTACGGAGTGGTGGTAGCTGCTAAAACAGCGTGCGAGCTTATTAGCCTAAGCATTAATGGGGCAACAGTGGCCATCGAGGGGTTCGGCAAAGTTGGAGGGGGAGTGGCACGCTACATGGCTAGGTCGGGGGCAAAAGTTGTCGCGGTATCCACAATTGAGGGCGCCGTGTACAACCCTGACGGCTTAGACGTCGAGAAAATGCTCGAGATGAGGAAGAAGCTGGGAGACAAAGTCGTCCTCGAATATGAGAATGGAGAGCACATAGGGAGGGAGGAGCTTTTCACCCTTCCAGTCGACATCCTCGTTCCTGGAGCTAGGCCTTACGTTATCAACAAGGGCAACGCGGACAAAATCCAAGCGAAGCTAATAGCTCCTGGGGCAAATATCCCGGTAACAGACGAAGCCGATGAAATTCTGTTGCAGAGGGGTGTGGTCGTCTTGCCGGACTTCGTCGCAAACTCTGGAGGCGTAATCGCCGCTACACTGGACAGGATGAGCGCCACAGAGGAGAAGGCGTTCAAGGTCGTTGAAGAGAAAATATCCTCCCTAACCAGGGAGGTCCTATCCAAAGCCCTGAAGGAAAATATGTCGCCCACAAAGTTGGCCAAGGAAATGGCGTTAGAAAAAGTCAGGAGAGCCATAAAAGATAGGAGACAGCTTCAGGCAGAAGAACTCGAGAGGATAGTTAGAAAGAAAATCGAAGTGTAA
- a CDS encoding glycosyltransferase: MACEIFKALTCVLVHVMDKVDVLIPTRNPSRVNPRLLEVLASAPWVNNVVFETSRPLSVARKIGAIKCKTEWIAMFDDDVVIPPNWFEVVSKFARQPNVVAVSTVRVDDNIHVEAYKKVTNKIKPVHTRETLFICNTLIKREVFFDYNPPKVFHCEDDILYRHVKKKGKWVTLPSIGVIHHYVERDTIQTWYLATTLKLFPAHRILATILSRIILSIPAVGYSHTWRTIPFLWSQTVKQIVRILKALLRKNR, translated from the coding sequence GTGGCATGCGAAATCTTTAAGGCTCTAACGTGCGTGTTGGTGCACGTTATGGATAAGGTTGATGTTTTAATTCCGACTAGGAACCCCTCGAGGGTGAACCCTCGCCTCTTAGAAGTTCTTGCGAGCGCACCATGGGTTAACAACGTGGTTTTTGAGACTTCGAGGCCGCTTTCCGTAGCGAGAAAGATAGGAGCGATAAAGTGTAAAACCGAATGGATAGCCATGTTCGACGACGACGTCGTAATTCCGCCAAACTGGTTCGAGGTCGTCAGCAAGTTCGCCAGGCAGCCAAACGTTGTAGCAGTTTCAACGGTGCGCGTAGACGACAACATACACGTCGAAGCCTACAAGAAGGTCACCAACAAGATAAAACCAGTCCACACCAGAGAAACACTTTTCATCTGCAACACCCTGATAAAAAGAGAAGTATTCTTCGACTACAACCCTCCAAAAGTCTTCCACTGCGAAGACGACATCCTCTACAGACATGTCAAAAAGAAAGGAAAATGGGTAACGCTGCCAAGCATAGGAGTAATCCACCACTACGTCGAAAGAGACACCATCCAAACATGGTACTTAGCCACAACCCTTAAACTCTTCCCAGCACACCGAATACTCGCAACAATACTCTCCCGAATCATACTCTCAATACCCGCCGTCGGATACTCACACACGTGGAGAACAATACCCTTCCTCTGGAGCCAAACAGTTAAACAAATAGTCAGAATACTAAAAGCCCTACTAAGAAAAAACCGTTAA
- a CDS encoding nucleotidyltransferase domain-containing protein, translating into MDRLVERLKERFDLVSVVVFGSVARGISGVIVT; encoded by the coding sequence TTGGACAGGCTTGTTGAGCGCTTGAAGGAGCGCTTTGACCTCGTTAGTGTGGTTGTTTTCGGGTCTGTGGCGAGGGGGATTTCAGGAGTGATAGTGACATAG
- a CDS encoding HEPN domain-containing protein has product MGSQRGGYAYCIRQSQEAVELALKAALRVVGVEPPKWHDVSPVLLESRGRFPKWFDEKIDELASTSRWLRREREPSMYGDEESGLPPQKLYTKIYAERVLNEARNTVKLVHRLVREGLNK; this is encoded by the coding sequence GTGGGCTCTCAACGAGGGGGCTACGCCTATTGCATCAGGCAGTCGCAGGAAGCCGTAGAGCTGGCGTTAAAGGCAGCGTTGAGAGTGGTGGGAGTTGAGCCTCCAAAGTGGCATGACGTCAGCCCAGTCTTGTTGGAGAGCCGTGGACGTTTCCCTAAGTGGTTTGACGAGAAAATAGATGAGCTAGCGTCAACGTCGAGGTGGCTTAGGCGTGAGAGGGAGCCCAGCATGTATGGCGACGAGGAGAGCGGTCTACCTCCGCAAAAGCTTTACACGAAAATCTACGCGGAGAGAGTGCTTAACGAAGCGAGAAACACCGTTAAGCTAGTTCACAGGCTAGTCCGGGAAGGGCTGAATAAGTGA
- a CDS encoding DUF126 domain-containing protein, producing the protein MSLVLKGRGLVGGKAEGEALVSRQPISFVGGVDPNTGIVIEKGHEIEGKSVKGKVLVFPYGKGTTYNPFAVYAMKKRGTAPAAIINVKSEEILLTGAILAQIPFIDNLDRNPLEVIETGDHVVVDADEGIVKVTKKKQR; encoded by the coding sequence ATGAGCCTGGTTTTGAAGGGACGTGGACTGGTTGGGGGGAAGGCTGAGGGAGAAGCGCTAGTCTCAAGGCAGCCGATATCCTTCGTTGGAGGCGTAGACCCGAACACTGGGATAGTGATCGAGAAAGGGCACGAAATAGAGGGGAAAAGCGTTAAGGGGAAAGTCCTCGTATTCCCCTACGGGAAAGGAACGACGTACAACCCCTTCGCCGTCTACGCCATGAAGAAGCGTGGCACGGCTCCAGCAGCCATAATCAACGTGAAAAGCGAAGAAATACTCTTGACGGGAGCAATACTCGCACAGATACCCTTCATAGACAACCTAGACAGGAACCCTCTTGAAGTAATAGAAACGGGAGACCACGTAGTTGTGGATGCAGATGAGGGAATCGTGAAAGTGACAAAGAAAAAGCAGAGGTAA
- a CDS encoding aconitase X catalytic domain-containing protein: MVFLTKEEERMFDGEYGAATQEAMRILVKVAEAYGAERMVEAKSAHVAAGLFLEEVEWYERLIQGGARFRCFTTRHPWGIDYEHWEEVGTIYGNSPEIKQLAEQIFSYSLKMGVIPMGTCIQYLLGDFLMPGDVFSWTGSAGVVFANSVLGARGNMDGIVTNYCVAITGRAPEYGLLLKENRRARVVVDCSRLDFKEFSDADWGALAFHVGKVVGTEIPAFIGLPKKLSLEQLRAIASPLHVSGAIPMFHIPGLTPEAPTLEAACGGEKPEKVQVDMSDVKAAYDEISTTGEDKVDMVNFGCPHLTYSEIREIASMLEGKKVHDGVKLWVGTSYQVKVVADKAGWTQTIEKAGGLVVTNICMGPGAPFAARGVKVVATNSPRSAYYAPGVEHLYGSTRECIQAALTGRWRGK, from the coding sequence GTGGTCTTCCTCACGAAGGAAGAAGAAAGGATGTTTGACGGGGAGTATGGAGCTGCTACCCAGGAAGCTATGAGGATACTTGTAAAAGTTGCCGAGGCTTACGGTGCGGAGAGGATGGTTGAAGCCAAGAGCGCGCACGTCGCTGCCGGACTGTTTCTCGAAGAGGTTGAGTGGTATGAGAGGCTTATTCAGGGTGGTGCACGCTTCAGGTGTTTCACGACGAGGCATCCCTGGGGCATAGACTACGAGCACTGGGAGGAGGTCGGCACCATATACGGGAACTCGCCGGAGATAAAGCAGCTTGCAGAGCAGATCTTCAGCTACTCCCTCAAGATGGGCGTCATACCTATGGGCACATGCATCCAGTACCTCCTCGGAGACTTCCTTATGCCGGGCGACGTCTTCTCGTGGACTGGCTCCGCCGGAGTTGTTTTCGCTAACTCCGTTCTCGGAGCGCGCGGAAACATGGATGGAATAGTAACGAACTACTGTGTTGCGATCACAGGGAGGGCGCCCGAGTACGGGTTATTGTTGAAGGAGAACAGAAGGGCGCGTGTTGTGGTCGACTGCAGTAGGCTTGACTTCAAGGAGTTTAGCGACGCCGACTGGGGGGCGCTGGCGTTCCACGTGGGAAAAGTTGTGGGCACCGAGATTCCCGCGTTCATTGGCCTCCCGAAAAAGCTCAGTTTAGAACAGCTTAGGGCTATCGCCTCACCGCTCCACGTCAGCGGAGCTATACCCATGTTCCACATACCCGGTTTGACCCCGGAGGCCCCAACGCTCGAGGCAGCGTGCGGAGGGGAGAAGCCCGAGAAAGTCCAGGTTGACATGTCGGACGTAAAGGCGGCGTACGATGAGATCTCCACTACCGGCGAGGACAAGGTTGACATGGTGAACTTTGGTTGCCCACATCTGACGTACAGCGAGATAAGGGAGATAGCCAGTATGCTTGAGGGCAAAAAAGTGCATGACGGTGTAAAGCTCTGGGTTGGGACATCCTACCAGGTTAAGGTCGTGGCTGACAAGGCTGGGTGGACACAGACAATTGAGAAAGCAGGCGGCCTAGTCGTTACTAACATTTGCATGGGGCCCGGCGCGCCCTTCGCTGCGAGAGGCGTTAAAGTCGTAGCAACAAACTCTCCGAGGTCAGCCTACTACGCTCCAGGAGTCGAACACCTTTATGGGAGCACGCGTGAATGCATACAGGCGGCATTAACCGGGAGGTGGAGGGGAAAGTAA
- a CDS encoding YiiX/YebB-like N1pC/P60 family cysteine hydrolase — translation MKRRVLVLLALPLVVTLPLVVNFCNLFPAQLTDVAFTTCEHVSDKDSAERRLKEVVQPGDIILVRGSGVEDLLVGVRYSPYWTHAMIYVGWGMVVEGTVRGVVCSPLQYVLECEEFCVLRVNAPINVRLAAALFALNQVGKPCNWNCFQKRIYGDSYYCSEIVWAAYKASVTVAGVPCGPDVDGVPFWSPLTDFGVSPAEIFLAPNTHVILLYSSRQE, via the coding sequence ATGAAGCGCCGAGTCCTTGTCCTATTAGCTTTACCCTTAGTAGTTACGTTGCCACTAGTGGTCAACTTTTGCAACCTTTTCCCAGCGCAGCTCACGGATGTTGCCTTCACGACGTGCGAACACGTATCGGACAAGGACTCCGCCGAGCGCCGCCTTAAAGAGGTAGTCCAGCCCGGGGACATAATACTCGTTAGGGGGAGCGGAGTAGAAGACCTCCTAGTGGGTGTACGTTACTCGCCTTACTGGACTCACGCAATGATATACGTTGGCTGGGGGATGGTGGTGGAGGGAACCGTGAGGGGGGTGGTTTGCAGCCCCCTTCAGTACGTATTAGAGTGTGAGGAGTTCTGCGTGCTCAGAGTCAACGCCCCCATAAATGTTAGGCTCGCAGCGGCGCTCTTCGCCCTCAACCAGGTGGGGAAGCCATGTAACTGGAACTGTTTCCAGAAGAGAATATACGGGGACAGCTACTACTGCAGTGAAATAGTCTGGGCAGCTTACAAGGCGTCCGTCACAGTAGCCGGTGTACCGTGCGGGCCAGACGTGGACGGCGTCCCCTTCTGGTCACCATTAACAGACTTCGGCGTCAGCCCAGCCGAAATATTTCTCGCCCCAAACACCCATGTAATCCTGTTGTATTCCAGCCGGCAAGAGTAA
- a CDS encoding HEAT repeat domain-containing protein, with protein sequence MREDVAERFVEYVERGFAIPESIEKLIEMLDSDDGEMRGYAAYALAKYALRGVTEPSVPKKLVELLDDENAVTRGNAAYALAKYADRNLTEPKATKKLVKLLEDEDGFVRGYAAYALAKYADKGIVDSKALEKLVKLLDDEKNTTRGYAAIALAVYATKKKTDRGALEKLVRLLSDEDKKVCGLAAIALAKYAERGLTAPGVVKKLKDMMGDKDEWVRRCAFTALKKYIKKK encoded by the coding sequence GTGAGGGAGGATGTGGCGGAAAGATTTGTAGAGTACGTTGAAAGAGGATTTGCAATCCCAGAGTCTATTGAAAAACTCATCGAAATGCTGGACTCTGACGATGGAGAAATGCGCGGCTACGCGGCCTACGCGCTCGCAAAATACGCCTTGAGAGGGGTAACTGAGCCCAGCGTGCCCAAGAAACTCGTCGAGCTATTGGATGACGAGAACGCTGTGACGCGCGGGAACGCCGCATACGCCCTCGCAAAGTATGCCGACAGAAACTTAACGGAGCCGAAAGCTACAAAGAAGCTTGTTAAACTGCTTGAAGACGAGGACGGCTTCGTTCGAGGTTACGCGGCCTATGCGCTTGCAAAATACGCTGACAAAGGGATAGTTGACTCGAAAGCGCTAGAAAAGCTAGTCAAGCTGCTGGATGACGAGAAGAACACCACACGAGGCTACGCAGCCATAGCACTTGCAGTCTACGCTACGAAAAAGAAGACAGATCGAGGTGCGCTTGAAAAACTTGTTAGGCTTCTAAGCGACGAGGACAAGAAAGTGTGCGGGCTAGCAGCAATCGCACTCGCAAAGTACGCCGAAAGAGGGCTCACCGCTCCAGGAGTAGTAAAGAAGCTCAAAGACATGATGGGAGACAAGGACGAATGGGTGCGGAGATGCGCCTTCACCGCTCTCAAGAAATACATTAAGAAAAAGTAA
- a CDS encoding FGGY-family carbohydrate kinase, with protein MAGFVVAWDFGTSSVKSVVCTTEGEIVGSAVAGYELYHPQPGWAEQNPKEWWAAVSKSTREAVEAAKVSVGDIEAVSISAQMAGLVPVDRRGEPLRPAIIWLDNRAEKQAKQLAGNIISMLLTFVRITGGAPGPKDVVSKIVWLKENEPQVFEKAYKFLDAKDYIIFRLTGKYYTSWDCASVTWMFDSRKGKMKWSETICRKAGIPIEKLCEPVPSPTIVGELTADAAKDLGLKEGTPVVCGCGDITAATVGSGAVREKQVHAYIGTSSWVVAPVRDRKLSIRYYIGSLCSADPTKYILVGEQECSGVCYRWLRDNLGYKYVVEGERERLEAYKIMDRVAAEAEPGSKKLIFTPWMYGERSPLNDHTVRGGFINLSLTHSEAHVLRAVLEGVAYHMRWILEGVQKLIGKVTSINLIGGGAQSDLWCQIIADVTGSVVRQMKDPLEAGSRGAALTASVALGYYKSFDELEKVVPVRKEFEPNPANREIYDELYQKFKLVYKKLKKMYKELNK; from the coding sequence GTGGCTGGGTTTGTTGTTGCCTGGGATTTTGGGACAAGCAGCGTTAAGAGTGTTGTGTGCACGACTGAGGGCGAGATTGTCGGCTCCGCTGTGGCTGGTTACGAGCTCTACCATCCTCAGCCTGGGTGGGCGGAGCAGAATCCTAAAGAGTGGTGGGCTGCCGTTTCCAAGTCGACAAGGGAGGCTGTTGAAGCCGCTAAGGTTAGCGTGGGCGATATTGAGGCTGTCTCCATCTCGGCGCAGATGGCTGGACTGGTGCCAGTCGACCGGAGAGGGGAGCCGCTTAGGCCGGCGATAATATGGCTTGACAACAGGGCTGAGAAGCAGGCTAAGCAGCTGGCGGGCAACATAATTTCTATGCTTCTGACCTTTGTGAGGATAACTGGCGGGGCCCCGGGACCTAAGGATGTGGTATCGAAGATCGTCTGGCTTAAGGAGAACGAGCCGCAAGTGTTCGAGAAGGCGTACAAGTTCCTTGACGCGAAGGACTACATCATTTTCAGGCTTACAGGCAAGTACTACACTTCTTGGGACTGTGCAAGCGTAACTTGGATGTTTGACAGTAGGAAGGGGAAGATGAAATGGTCTGAGACTATATGCAGGAAGGCTGGCATACCAATAGAGAAGCTCTGTGAGCCTGTTCCGTCGCCTACGATAGTCGGTGAGTTGACGGCTGACGCAGCTAAAGACCTCGGGCTTAAAGAGGGAACGCCGGTGGTCTGCGGTTGCGGGGACATCACGGCTGCTACCGTTGGGAGCGGGGCTGTGAGGGAGAAGCAGGTCCACGCGTATATAGGGACTAGCAGCTGGGTTGTGGCCCCTGTGAGGGACAGAAAGCTAAGCATAAGGTACTACATTGGCTCACTCTGCAGCGCCGACCCAACGAAGTACATTTTGGTTGGTGAACAGGAGTGCTCGGGTGTCTGCTACAGGTGGCTTAGAGACAATCTAGGTTACAAGTATGTGGTTGAAGGTGAAAGGGAGAGGCTGGAGGCTTACAAGATCATGGATAGGGTGGCGGCGGAGGCTGAACCAGGCTCGAAGAAATTGATCTTTACCCCGTGGATGTACGGTGAGCGCTCACCTCTAAACGACCACACTGTTAGAGGCGGATTCATAAATTTGAGTCTGACGCATAGCGAGGCACATGTTTTGAGGGCGGTGCTCGAAGGGGTAGCATACCACATGCGGTGGATTCTTGAAGGGGTGCAGAAGCTCATAGGCAAAGTTACCTCGATCAACCTTATAGGAGGCGGGGCTCAAAGCGACTTGTGGTGCCAGATAATAGCAGATGTCACGGGGTCCGTGGTTAGGCAAATGAAGGACCCGCTGGAAGCGGGGTCCCGAGGCGCAGCACTCACAGCCTCCGTGGCTTTAGGCTACTACAAGAGCTTCGACGAGCTTGAGAAAGTCGTCCCGGTCAGAAAGGAGTTCGAGCCAAACCCGGCAAACAGGGAAATATATGACGAACTTTACCAGAAGTTCAAATTGGTGTACAAAAAGCTGAAGAAGATGTACAAGGAGCTCAACAAGTAA
- a CDS encoding pyrimidine dimer DNA glycosylase/endonuclease V translates to MRIWSLHPKFLDARGLVALWRETLLARKVLEGKTKGYRRHPQLERFKRFREPVAAINSYLYFVFEEAARRGYHFDQGKIYSTPILERVIPVTNLQLKFEFEHLLSKLRVRDPSHAERIAGEKLDCNPVFFVVEGEIEPWEKRSPLGPRTNMNDF, encoded by the coding sequence ATGAGGATTTGGTCTCTTCATCCAAAGTTTCTTGACGCTAGAGGGCTTGTAGCTCTTTGGAGGGAAACTTTGCTCGCAAGAAAAGTTTTGGAAGGGAAGACCAAGGGGTACAGGAGGCATCCGCAGCTTGAAAGGTTTAAGAGGTTCAGGGAGCCTGTGGCCGCCATAAACTCCTACTTGTATTTCGTTTTCGAGGAGGCTGCAAGGAGGGGCTACCACTTTGACCAAGGAAAAATCTACTCCACGCCGATACTTGAAAGGGTGATTCCGGTCACAAACCTTCAGCTGAAGTTTGAGTTCGAACACCTACTTTCAAAGCTCAGGGTGAGAGATCCGAGCCACGCTGAGAGAATCGCCGGCGAAAAGCTGGACTGCAACCCGGTGTTCTTCGTCGTCGAAGGAGAAATAGAGCCGTGGGAAAAGCGTTCTCCGCTCGGTCCTCGAACAAACATGAACGATTTTTAA
- a CDS encoding type II toxin-antitoxin system VapC family toxin, protein MTARICVDSSVVVKWFKAGEEHEREALKLRDETLSSRVTPVISEWTYLEVVRALVKARYNEAKIVQAYSLLREMESLGFIEVAPLSKLLDKAKDLEISLNLYASDAVNLAVAVLYSEDMLTEDRHLLKDEVKNYMRSLGLKVVTLREFFATK, encoded by the coding sequence TTGACCGCGAGGATATGCGTAGACTCCTCCGTCGTAGTTAAGTGGTTTAAGGCCGGCGAGGAGCACGAGAGGGAGGCGTTAAAACTGCGCGACGAAACTCTCTCGTCGAGGGTTACCCCAGTGATCTCCGAGTGGACATACCTGGAAGTCGTGAGGGCGCTGGTGAAAGCGAGGTACAATGAAGCGAAAATCGTTCAGGCGTACAGCCTGCTGAGAGAAATGGAAAGCCTGGGCTTCATAGAGGTCGCCCCTCTCTCCAAACTTTTAGACAAGGCAAAAGACCTAGAAATAAGTTTGAATCTTTACGCCTCGGACGCAGTAAACCTAGCGGTCGCCGTGCTTTACTCCGAAGACATGCTGACAGAGGACAGGCACCTTCTCAAAGACGAAGTCAAAAACTACATGAGGTCTTTAGGGTTAAAAGTAGTCACGCTCAGGGAGTTCTTCGCCACGAAGTGA
- a CDS encoding ribbon-helix-helix domain-containing protein translates to MAKVQVNLKLDEGIVRAVEELVRKGYFSSKTEAFSRALQLLVRHYKAGELSRRFDEIRKGTEDMPSLTEIVVRSHEEEDEG, encoded by the coding sequence ATGGCTAAAGTTCAAGTGAACCTTAAGCTTGATGAGGGAATAGTTAGGGCGGTGGAGGAGCTGGTCAGAAAGGGGTACTTCAGCAGTAAGACTGAAGCGTTCTCCAGGGCTCTCCAGCTACTGGTGAGACACTACAAGGCTGGCGAGCTTTCAAGGCGCTTCGACGAAATCAGAAAAGGGACGGAGGATATGCCGAGCCTGACCGAGATCGTTGTGAGATCCCACGAGGAAGAGGATGAAGGTTGA